Proteins from one Erythrolamprus reginae isolate rEryReg1 chromosome 6, rEryReg1.hap1, whole genome shotgun sequence genomic window:
- the LOC139169206 gene encoding uncharacterized protein isoform X3, giving the protein MPLMEKKSKELHLIAIAQGEACEIPAAKADVRLHSQDRICVHAKNIICSGGWYAKHVSITFAEIVLQMDNTPEIKEQLNLICTMGEYLHLDPSSLTLIPVEDSLNKYFRNLTVLAEGIRCINATKRRRVGLCWPVGFGVFAMLSELVRVLSHNVESDSLSRLLGYQVVGWRVLKQGDGNRNPNKWQKRKMATPKPTWRPTQTRNVAVLITAVPYPVVKSEMSPSLVNKTTFSVIHPYVDLSTRSVVVNRDLETPQVTQSTMFHYLSSDLSPSLMLSSTEFEGKGTFETPPISEPVLCEASLDTSTQEEFPTTQESEPKDISIFYSFSWFMSMTKNHFSNSVRDPRDILPEEMSSTASSPELFSGELRSLNDHSLFMHQTVSRFKSGEIVSIIEPSMATLAYLRTSSSSPPELSFSSVAISLLFLHDSYQNPKLLNVYSSISETFITLAPMKEIDISEWIKSSISTNIPSIFDAIITNGYFDPRPSSLSNTSPTTQLYYYSNDLTSSKHSTDTLNSSTWFSSKTLLTFSLLSKTISNPVLFPSFFLSVPVELTFLFGSSNISPIMEKLPERRQVRSDGINAGESFTTYRFDMTGNSALVVTKTETDTSLWIKGTTRFYVTTSSAVMLSSGLLSEGERSEALELLSYGSSWITNASVVYFSTNQWESIHNLVRTPVFEPDALQLDIKDFNLESSLGTKMNVQMTRDIVSKLKEVDLVSSCKGISTENGLRATTTYQKTQGQPNTPPRVIHAIKWIAATVGHELSFSIPPETFHDQEDGNSTQLTLGINLVNGSPTGLESWLQFNAGDQSMYGYPLDADFQYSPWGFVLFAIDSGGLKAEDKFLVEIFKPTIIPCHVYTVVATNSYDSFLKNRRRIHLFLKKLSDYLLAGTPGDVVLLRLNTGSAVFTWYNKSFCPKTEKCARGDIEDVLAKLGRCGKDVHPDFAEAMLPEFEIEQIGEVTYAGVCLSATKPTNETVVFNKTVTGFKGGNCGITHTLLALLFAICSTTLAFLVVVRCRKYRKKTFEPQCSLSGGYVDFKMDRPTSRKSPLPEQDVPPSTRLPVSMASQQRSFRPHPGLVISQLPSPPKYRLPPLYGRRDPG; this is encoded by the exons ATGCCTTTGATGGAGAAGAAGAGCAAAGAACTTCATTTGATCGCCATTGCCCAAGGTGAGGCGTGTGAAATTCCAGCCGCCAAGGCCGATGTTAGACTCCACAGTCAAGATCGCATTTGCGTCCATGCAAAGAACAT TATTTGTTCTGGAGGCTGGTATGCCAAGCACGTTTCCATCACCTTCGCTGAGATCGTACTTCAGATGGACAATACTCCGGAAATTAAAGAACAACTCAACCTGATTTGCACCATGGGGGAATATCTCCATTTGGACCCTTCCTCCCTCACACTTATCCCAGTCGAAGATtccttaaataaatattttcggAACCTAACTGTGTTGGCTGAAGGTATCAGATGCATCAATGCTACAAAAAGGCGTCGTGTAGGACTCTGTTGGCCAGTTGGGTTCGGGGTGTTTGCTATGCTGTCTGAATTGGTGCGAGTTCTGAGCCACAATGTTGAGTCCGACAGTCTCTCGCGGCTCCTGGGCTATCAAGTGGTTGGCTGGAGGGTCCTTAAACAAGGTGATGGCAACAGAAATCCCAACAAGTGGCAAAAGAGGAAAATGGCTACCCCGAAACCTACATGGAGACCAACCCAAACTCGGAACGTTGCCGTTTTGATAACTGCTGTGCCATATCCAGTTGTAAAGTCTGAGATGAGCCCATCACTTGTCAATAAAACCACTTTCTCTGTTATCCATCCTTACGTTGACCTCAGTACACGATCTGTCGTGGTCAATAGAGATTTAGAGACCCCTCAGGTCACTCAATCTACCATGTTTCACTATCTCTCTTCTGACCTTTCGCCTTCCTTGATGCTAAGTTCCACAGAATTTGAAGGGAAAGGGACTTTTGAAACCCCACCGATATCAGAGCCAGTATTGTGTGAAGCCTCGCTAGATACCTCAACGCAAGAGGAATTCCCCACAACTCAAGAATCTGAACCGAAGGAcatttccatattctattccttcAGCTGGTTCATGTCTATGACCAAAAACCATTTCTCCAACTCTGTTCGCGACCCAAGGGACATTTTACCAGAAGAAATGTCTTCGACGGCATCATCTCCAGAGCTTTTCTCAGGTGAATTAAGAAGTCTAAATGACCATAGCCTGTTCATGCATCAAACAGTATCTCGATTTAAGTCTGGAGAGATCGTTTCTATAATTGAGCCTTCCATGGCGACGTTAGCATATTTAAGGACATCATCTTCATCACCACCTGAACTGTCATTTTCTAGCGTTGCAATATCTCTGCTCTTCTTACATGACAGTTATCAGAACCCAAAATTACTTAACGTCTACAGTTCCATCTCAGAGACTTTTATAACATTGGCACCAATGAAGGAGATAGACATTTCTGAATGGATCAAAAGCTCCATCTCAACCAACATCCCATCAATATTTGATGCTATCATTACGAATGGTTATTTTGACCCCAGACCtagttctttgtccaatacaagCCCAACAACTCAATTATATTACTATAGTAATGATCTAACATCCTCAAAACATTCCACAGATACGTTAAATAGCAGCACTTGGTTCTCCAGTAAAACACTACTAACATTTAGCCTCCTGTCTAAAACAATTAGCAACCCTgtgctttttccttctttcttcttatcGGTACCAGTGGAATTGACATTTTTGTTTGGATCTAGTAATATATCCCCCATCATGGAAAAATTGCCCGAGAGAAGACAAGTTAGGTCAGATGGAATAAACGCCGGTGAATCTTTTACAACCTACAGATTTGATATGACCGGAAACAGTGCCTTAGTAGTTACGAAAACTGAAACGGACACTTCCTTGTGGATAAAAGGAACAACTCGGTTTTATGTCACAACGTCCAGTGCTGTTATGTTAAGCAGCGGACTCCTTAGTGAAGGAGAGAGATCTGAGGCATTGGAGTTGCTCTCTTATGGATCTTCATGGATTACTAATGCCTCGGTTGTGTATTTTTCTACAAATCAGTGGGAGTCCATCCACAATTTAGTTCGGACGCCCGTGTTCGAACCCGATGCTTTGCAACTGGATATAAAGGATTTCAATTTGGAAAGCTCACTTGGAACCAAAATGAATGTCCAAATGACAAGAGATATTGTCTCAAAATTGAAAGAAGTGGACCTAGTTTCCAGCTGCAAAGGAATATCCACAGAGAATGGACTTCGTGCCACTACTACGTACCAGAAAACACAAG GTCAGCCGAACACTCCTCCCAGGGTCATTCACGCTATTAAGTGGATTGCGGCAACCGTCGGGCACGAGCTCTCGTTTTCAATACCGCCAGAGACGTTTCATGACCAAGAAGACGGGAATTCAACTCAGCTGACCCTCGGAATAAACCTCGTCAATGGCTCCCCGACAGGTCTGGAAAGCTGGTTACAATTTAATGCCGGGGATCAAAGTATGTACGGCTATCCACTAGATGCCGATTTCCAGTATTCCCCATGGGGGTTTGTACTCTTTGCCATCGATTCAGGAGGATTAAAGGCCGAAGATAAATTCCTCGTAGAAATATTCAAACCAACTATAATTCCGTGCCACGTTTATACGGTCGTCGCAACAAATAGCTACGACTCGTTtctgaaaaataggaggaggattcACCTCTTTTTAAAGAAACTTTCCGATTATTTGTTGGCGGGGACTCCGGGGGATGTGGTACTCCTTCGTCTCAACACTGGCTCCGCCGTGTTTACGTGGTACAACAAATCGTTTTGCCCGAAGACTGAGAAATGTGCAAGAGGTGACATCGAGGATGTGCTCGCCAAACTAGGAAGGTGCGGGAAAGACGTCCATCCAGATTTTGCAGAGGCCATGTTGCCAGAGTTCGAAATTGAACAAATCGGAGAGGTGACGTACGCTGGGGTTTGCTTATCTGCGACGAAACCAACAAACGAGACTGTAGTGTTCAACAAGACCGTCACCGGATTTAAAGGCGGCAACTGTGGGATAACACACACGCTCTTGGCCTTGTTATTTGCCATATGTTCCACAACTCTAGCGTTCCTGGTAGTTGTCCGTTGTCGGAAGTATCGCAAGAAAACATTTGAACCACAGTGTTCACTTTCCGGTGGATACGTCGACTTCAAGATGGACAGGCCGACTTCGCGCAAATCTCCTCTACCGGAACAGGATGTTCCTCCATCAACTCGGTTACCCGTGTCAATGGCTTCTCAACAGCGTTCCTTCAGACCACATCCAGGTCTGGTGATCTCACAGCTTCCGTCCCCTCCAAAATACAGACTTCCGCCATTGTATGGAAGAAGGGATCCTGGATGA